One Podospora pseudopauciseta strain CBS 411.78 chromosome 4, whole genome shotgun sequence genomic window, GTTGCTGAAGCAGACGAAACCGAAGCCCTTGCTCTTGCCGAGCTTGCGCTTCTCCTTGgactcggccttcttctcggcggtttcgccctccttctcctcctcgccctccttcttgttctccttgtccttctcatcctcagcGGCGGACTCAACTACGCTGTCGCGCATGACCTTGGCCGAGGTGATGGGGCCGTACTCGGAGAACATCTGGCGGAgcttgtcatcatcaacatcatctccgAGGTTCTTGATGTAGAGGTTGACGCCTTGGTATTTGTTAGCCTTCTCCTGGCGAGCAGCCTCATAAGACCTGCggagctcctcctcgcgcTCGTGCTTCTTCTGGGCACGGCCGACATACAGCTCCTGACCACGGAAATCCTTGCCGTTGAGCTCCTCAACAGCCTTGGAAGCAGCTTCGTGAGTAGTGAAGTTGACAAAGCCAAAGCCACGGCTCTTGCCTTCGTCAGAGCGGGcaagggaggaggaggtgacaTCGCCGTACTTGGCGAAGAGCTCACGGAACTCCTCGTCGGTGACCTCGGCGGGGATGTTCTTGACGTAGACGTTGGTGAAGTtggccttcatctcctcaaaCTTGCTCTGGCGATCCTTCTTGGGGATGTGGTAGCCGACATAGACCTTCTTCTCGTTGAGAAGCATGCCGTTGACGTGCTTGATGGCGTTGGCGGCAGCCTCGTCGGTCTCGTAGTGAACGAAACCGTAACCCTTGGAGTTGCCGTTCTCGTCCTGGGCGACCTTGCAGCTCAGGATGTTACCGAAAGCAGCGAAGGTGTCGTGAAGCGCCTTGTTGTCGATGGCGACATCAAGGTTCTTAATAAAGACGTTGCCCTGGCCAGTCTTGCGCAGAGCAGGGTCACGCTGAGACCACATGATGCGGCAGGGGCGGCCCTTGATGAGAGTGTAGTTGAGGTCCTCGAGGGCCTTCTCGCCGTCGGCAGTGGCATTGTAGTTCACATAGGCATAGCCGAGAGAGCGACGAGTGACGGCGTCGCGGCAGACACGAATCGAGGCAACGGAGCCGATCTGGGAGAAGAGCTCGAAGAGCATGGCCTCAGTCACAGACGGGTCCAGCTCGCCGACGTAGAGGGAGGCCGAGGACTGGGGGTGAGGAGCGGCCGAGTTGGGGGTAGGGCCGGCGCCCTCCTGGTCCTCGTTCTGGAACTGGCCAGCAGCCACGTTGGTATCGATGGCGGGGGCATTGCGGTTCTCACCGCCGTTGAGGCTAGTGTTGCCGAGATCAGCGGCAAGCTGGTCGACAGCGCCAGAGGCAACGGGAGCGGCCATTATGATAGCTGGGTCTAGAAGATGAGTGGACACGGTCAGTGATCTGTGGGAGCTGTGTCTTTGTGGAGAATTTGTTGTTCGcgtgttgggtggtgggggtgccAGCGGAGGGGTcgctggcgatggtggtggtgggtggacgATCATCTCGAGGTTCCAAAATGTTCAAAcgtgatgatggatggatagaAGAAGGGCAATGTGGTGGCTCTCGCACTTTGAGACAGAGGGCTTTTGTAGGCAACACTGCTGCCTGCAGTAAACTCTAACTCCAGCCATCTGCTGTCTCAAAGTTCGAGGCAAAAGTGTGTGGGAAAGTTAGTCGTTTGTCCGCGAGTCTAAAACGTACCTGATGCTTGGAATGAGGTGTTCCTGCAAATAAGTTACCGTACGCAAAGTGTAGCGACGGTAGACAAAGAAGATGGTTCCTTTCCTACGGAGGTGGACGAGTAGTTCGCGAGAGAAGTCGGACGCGGTCGTCGGATGGTCGGCGGGGCGGCAGAAGAGGATgggctttctttttttcttttttttttctgtctgGTTTTGGGTCGTGGTGTCGTAGGGGCTACTTTTATTGGTTTTTTCAAATTTTTTTTGGCTGTTTTATGGGAGGCTCAGAAAAGAAGTAGACAAGAACATACGTGGTGTCGTACTGGTCTCGCTCCTTTttctggtggtgttgtggaaAGAATCCAGAGATAAAGGTTTTTGATCGATTGAtgaagaaagggaaaagaggGCTTCGATGGCTCCTGCGGAGACAGATTTTTCTGCCAATTCGGGGTCATGGTTTCTGCCCACAAACCGCAAATATCGCCCTAACCGAATGCCACCCCGCTTTTAGAGGCCACTTTCACCTGCCAGCTATTCACCTGCCAACCTACCTTCACCTGCCAACAAAGACAGCAACTGACAGCCAGCCTGTCAACAATGCTAAGGTGCCAACACAATAGACAGCAGGAAACTCAATGACTGACTTAAGGTAGCCACTAAGCATCCTATGGCTCAGAAACGCTGGATGCGGTCTCTGAAGAGGATAGGATATGTATATCTAAGGTATCCCTATATCGGGTCGCCGCACACCGCCGCTAGCGCAAAACTTCAAACTTCAAACTTCACTTCAAACTTTCTTTCCCGCAGAAGTGGCGGGGCTTGTCGCCTTATCGTTATCAGTGGGGCTCTTCAATCAGCATTTCGTAGGTAGACgccccatcccccaccttCCATTTTGATGGCTTGACAGCTCGGGGGCTTGTGCAGGGCAGTCTTGCGCAGCTAGGTCATGCTGTGTCAGCAAAATAGAAGCTACAAGATACTGTGCGCCGTAGAAGTGTGTTCCATTCCCTTGCCCGTGCCTATATAGGTAAGGTGTTAAAAATCCGATCAGGGTTTTCAGGGTCCCGTCGCTGTTGCAGATGCACACTGCAGCAGCGCTCCTGCCCTCTGAGAATGCAGCATGAGTAATCCAGGGTCTGCCGGGGGCAGTAGCTAAGAAGCAGTGACATCAGCTCCGGCTTGGACCTCCCGCTCCGGCTTCACTCAACCCCGCTGCACTTGAGTAGGTACCTGAATCTTAATCATTTTCAAAGACCTCTGGGCTGCCCGAGGCTGAGACTCCCCTCCAGTTCCCACTGGTCGATCCTGCAGCCACAGCCTACCTATTTAGTTATCTCCGGTCGGTGTGGCTCGGCGCTCAAGGACCGCCTCCTAGTGGTGCCTTAACGGCATTTCCAGGTCGGAGTGGGAACGTTCTCGAAGCTCTGGGGCGGCATCCCTATTCACCAACACTACATACTTCTCGCTGCACCTGCCCTTATTTCGAGCTCCCAAGACGTGAGAAGCGGCATAGCAGTTATCTAACCTACTAATTTTCTCCAACaaaccaaacccaccacGACTGTTGCCCTACATCtaccccatcatccctccTTTATGCTGAATAACCGATCGATACACCCATCATTCCTTCGATCTTCCCGTCTCgggcaacatcaacagccaTGTTTTCTACCTTCACCGGTCAGTCGACCGGGAGACGTCGTAACGTCAACCTCAGTGGAAACACAGCACATAATCCATGGGCCGCTCCGGCAACACTAGGTGCCTCCACCACCGTATCAAGAGCGGCAGCCGAACGCGAAAAGAGGCAgagagaaaaggagaagctcaGGGCTGCTGAGCGTATCCAGAGAGTATGGCGGGGCAGTCAGATTAGGCAACATCTCAGGGCCCAAGATCGCGCCGCCATCGACGACCTGTACCACCATAACCAAAACGACCTCGAAAGGAGATCCGCCAAAGCACTTCCCCTACTGCTGAGGTCCTTCCAAAGTAAGAACCACAATGACCGTCGACGAATGGTGTGGCTCTGTCGCGATCTTTGCAACTCGAGCCTCCATTTGTTCCGGTCCCAGGGAGCGGAAGGGTTTCAACTTGACAGGCTTGTTCGGAAGCTCACAGGCGCACTGCAGAAAGAATTAAATATGGGCCCTGATATCCACGTTGTGCTCTCCGTACTTCTGGAAGTTATGGACCTTCGACCACAAGCTATTGGGCATGTTCTCGATCAATATTACAGGGTGATGGCTAATTACTGCAACCTTGCCCCGAGCTTGCAGCAGCCGTTTACGCTGCTCAGCCAGGCGGTCACAAAACCCCTATCAGTGGGGACCTTCCCAGGTAAGAAGCTACATATTCTCTTGAGAACACGATTCTGATTGACTGACAATCGTCTAGAAGCATTCCTGAGCAAAGCCTATCATGCCTTTGCTTTTGACTTCTTGGCAACACCAGACTTGAACATGTTTGAGAGCAACCTCTACCTATTTTGTGCCGATATCGACCTAGACCGCCTCTCGGATACGCTCGCCTCTGAGAAGTTTGAGGCCACACAGTTAGACGTACCCAGAGCTAGATTGCTATGGCTTTTGGCGCACTTGATTGCACTTCAAGAGgcaaagcagcagcaaaacgTACATGCCAGCTACCTCGGCGTCCTCTGCTCCCTTTTATCCGTCCTTTCAGACCAGATTCAGCTTGCAGCGGAACCGGTTGCCGATGCTGGGCtcgatggtgaggatgacgtGGCTCAGGGGACCCTGCCGGCGTATGTCTCGGGTAAGCTAGCCTTGCTGACAACGTCGAGGGCCATTACTGGGCTGCTCGAGACTTCTGCTCCATTTTCCCTAGGCCACGAGTCAAGCTCACTTGGCGATGCTAGTCCCTATGCTGGCTATGTCCTGACATTGCTATCCTGCTTCCCCAACGCGAGCGAAGAAATTCGCATGCGTCTGTTCTACTCGAATGTTCCGACAAGGACGGGTAGGGTGCCTGCGTTGGAATATTTATGGCAGGTGATGAAGCGGACGGCGGTGTTTAGAAGCATCGCGTCCGAGTCGGAAGCCGCGTTGGGGATTCTCAAGTCGGCGCCGCAGACATCGAATCTGCATGGGGAAAATGACTCGTGGCATCAGCAGTGGAGAACAATTTTGCTGTTTTTGGAGCTTTATGTGTTTGTGCTCAAGGTGACGGATGATGCCGACTTCTTTGCG contains:
- the PAB1 gene encoding Protein phosphatase PP2A regulatory subunit B (COG:A; EggNog:ENOG503NXFC; antiSMASH:Cluster_6), whose amino-acid sequence is MAAPVASGAVDQLAADLGNTSLNGGENRNAPAIDTNVAAGQFQNEDQEGAGPTPNSAAPHPQSSASLYVGELDPSVTEAMLFELFSQIGSVASIRVCRDAVTRRSLGYAYVNYNATADGEKALEDLNYTLIKGRPCRIMWSQRDPALRKTGQGNVFIKNLDVAIDNKALHDTFAAFGNILSCKVAQDENGNSKGYGFVHYETDEAAANAIKHVNGMLLNEKKVYVGYHIPKKDRQSKFEEMKANFTNVYVKNIPAEVTDEEFRELFAKYGDVTSSSLARSDEGKSRGFGFVNFTTHEAASKAVEELNGKDFRGQELYVGRAQKKHEREEELRRSYEAARQEKANKYQGVNLYIKNLGDDVDDDKLRQMFSEYGPITSAKVMRDSVVESAAEDEKDKENKKEGEEEKEGETAEKKAESKEKRKLGKSKGFGFVCFSNPDDATKAVTEMNQRMIDNKPLYVALAQRKDVRKSQLEASIQARNQLRMQQAAAQAGIPQQFMQQPVYYAPGQQPGFMPPAGGRGMPFAQGAMGIPPQGGRPGQYPPYAGQQGGRGGMPPQQMPIYPMGAFPPNFAQPNNPQFLAAMQQIQAAAIQGGRGGPGPRGVQGMPPQIPGGPVAGFPPNGRSQNGMGRGAGGNRGGFAGGRGGAPSAGPADVNIAAVLHTQLAAAASPAQQKQILGESLFPKIQAIQPELAGKITGMLLEMENQELINLIEDEAALNAKVGEAMNVYDEYVKTQATGEAKGEEPKAEEKAEEKA